From Juglans regia cultivar Chandler chromosome 9, Walnut 2.0, whole genome shotgun sequence:
ttattaaaaaagtattctTACAAGCGATTTCGCACACCAAACTGCGAATCGATATTAAATGTTACGcatttttctctcaaaaattttttcttttaatttttttttaataaaaaaaattatgtgagtgTTGGTACTCAGTTTGACACGCCAAACTGCTTATTCCtagtaaatatattatattataataatattttatttaatttttaataaaatatttcatctcatctcatatgaaaTGCGTAACCAAACAAGGCTACTTTTCAATTCAAAAAACAAGTTGCCACTTACGTTATGATCGATCGCCAAAGTTGACCATTAAAAACGTGTTAAGTAATTTAGAGATAAAGTTAGAAGAGCTATTAACGTAGTTGGGTTGTAATATTTCAATAAGCTGGTAAGTTTGAATGCTTAAACTGTCATATTCccttaaattattaaagaaaaaatcgtACAAATTTAGTTGGATGTGGTCACACACACACCATAAATCTTCcattattcacatcaaaattACCAGCACAGGGCAAGCCAACGTTCAGATTTGAGGGTAAGttgaacataataatatatagctagctagctgggccattcttatttttcaattgaatgATGATTGCAAAATACAAAGCAACAGATAAAAACTCAACAACGCACTAAGGAATTGTCCGCGTCAATGAGGCATGTACGTTACTTCCACCATCCGAAAACTCCTTCCCGTACTCAGACGAACCCACCTGggtgagaaaagaaagaaataaccATGCATGGTAGTCAATCCTTCCTAATCTAACACAAAGAAAAACAGTAATGAAACGTTCGAGTAGGTGGGTGCAAGGGCTAGACATGGCCTAACTGAATGGGTTACCCCCCGCCCGTTGGGCAAACAAACAAGGAGTGGGTCCCTCCCACTTCTTCCGTTTTCTCCATTAAACCCACTTGGCCCACTCTCCTTAGTTAACAGTCCGCACTGATCATAAAGTCTATAAAACCACAACGTGTCCGACCTTAACCAGatctcttccccccccccccccccccaagcttTCTCTATCCTGCGCTGTTTCCTTCAGAGAGAATTGGGGAGCATGGCAAGTCTCAGATTCTCCGACTTGCTCTTGCTTCTCTCAATTTTAGCCTTTGCAGGTCTTTCTTTTGCTCTCTAAACCTTGAATAAAACTGTGCATGTTAATTTATACCGTTACCGTAGGTATATATGTTTATGCAGCTTGTTTGAATATGCCTGTGCTTTCTATTGCAGATGGAGGTTCAATTGGAATAAACTATGGCCGAGTTGCTAACAACCTGCCACCTCCATCGAAAGTGGTGGAGCTTCTGAAATCACAGGGATTCGACCGAGTTAAGCTGTACGACACCGACTCGGAAGTCCTCACTGCGCTAGCCAACTCGGGTATAAGTGTCACCGTTGCACTCCCCAACGAGCTCCTCTCCTCCACCGCTGCGGACCAATCGTTCGCTGACAATTGGGTCCAAACCAACATCTCTCAGTTCTATCCTGCTACCAAAATCGAAGCCATTTGCGTCGGAAATGAGGTATTCGTTGACCCCAATAACACGACCAAGTTTCTCATAACCGCCATGAAAAACATCCATGCCTCGCTTGCCAAGTACAGCCTTGATTCTGCTATCAAAATCTCGTCCCCTGTAGCTCTCAGCGCCCTTCAATCTTCATACCCATCCTCATCCGGATCTTTCAAGTCCGAACTAGTTGAACCCGTCATCAAGCCCATGTTGGACCTTCTGCGTCAAACCGGTTCGTACTTCATGGTCAACGTGTACCCATTTTTCGCATACACCGCAAACTCGAAGGATATCTCCTTAGACTACACTTTGTTTAAGCAAAACCCGGGTGTGGTGGATTCCGGTAACGGGTTACGTTACAACAGCCTGTTCGATGCCCAAGTCGACGCCGTTTTCGCTGCCCTGTCCGCTCTCAAGTACGATGACGTGAAGATAGTAGTCACTGAGACAGGGTGGCCCTCACTGGGTGATACGAACGAGATTGGTGCAAGCAAAGACAATGCGGCGTCGTATAATGGTAATTTGGTACGTAGGGTCCTCACTGGCGGTGGGACCCCCCTACGACCACAAAATCAACTCGACGTTTTTCTCTTCGCCTTGTTCA
This genomic window contains:
- the LOC108993972 gene encoding glucan endo-1,3-beta-glucosidase 12-like isoform X2 — translated: MASLRFSDLLLLLSILAFADGGSIGINYGRVANNLPPPSKVVELLKSQGFDRVKLYDTDSEVLTALANSGISVTVALPNELLSSTAADQSFADNWVQTNISQFYPATKIEAICVGNEVFVDPNNTTKFLITAMKNIHASLAKYSLDSAIKISSPVALSALQSSYPSSSGSFKSELVEPVIKPMLDLLRQTGSYFMVNVYPFFAYTANSKDISLDYTLFKQNPGVVDSGNGLRYNSLFDAQVDAVFAALSALKYDDVKIVVTETGWPSLGDTNEIGASKDNAASYNGNLVRRVLTGGGTPLRPQNQLDVFLFALFNENEKPGPTSERNYGLFYPSEQKVYDIALSQAELDGNQSTPVNGSKSQQVPSTGDVTKTSVGSGQTWCVANGNVGEEKLKAALDYACGEGGADCQPIQPDAACYNPNTLVAHASYAFNSFYQKNTRRAGSCDFGGAAYVVTQPPSFGTCNFPTGY
- the LOC108993972 gene encoding glucan endo-1,3-beta-glucosidase 12-like isoform X1 translates to MLIYTVTVGIYVYAACLNMPVLSIADGGSIGINYGRVANNLPPPSKVVELLKSQGFDRVKLYDTDSEVLTALANSGISVTVALPNELLSSTAADQSFADNWVQTNISQFYPATKIEAICVGNEVFVDPNNTTKFLITAMKNIHASLAKYSLDSAIKISSPVALSALQSSYPSSSGSFKSELVEPVIKPMLDLLRQTGSYFMVNVYPFFAYTANSKDISLDYTLFKQNPGVVDSGNGLRYNSLFDAQVDAVFAALSALKYDDVKIVVTETGWPSLGDTNEIGASKDNAASYNGNLVRRVLTGGGTPLRPQNQLDVFLFALFNENEKPGPTSERNYGLFYPSEQKVYDIALSQAELDGNQSTPVNGSKSQQVPSTGDVTKTSVGSGQTWCVANGNVGEEKLKAALDYACGEGGADCQPIQPDAACYNPNTLVAHASYAFNSFYQKNTRRAGSCDFGGAAYVVTQPPSFGTCNFPTGY